The Akkermansia sp. N21116 genome includes a region encoding these proteins:
- the guaA gene encoding glutamine-hydrolyzing GMP synthase → MDDRHIVAVIDFGSQYTQLIVRRVRELGYSAKLYALEDLDHIVEPGAIILSGGPKSTSDADAPDLDYTWLTSFNVPILGVCYGMQLLNIKHGGTVKPSNKREYGPADLCPCACEGLYKDVSPTSQVWMSHSDTVDHISEDCRIIARNQSGIPVSLQWGETCFGIQFHPEVTHSHEGNTILRNFLATAKNLQKFDIGDFKNQMVREIKERVGDKQVVCGVSGGVDSTVLAVLLHEAQVNVRAIFVDNGLLRKNEADEVRANFKRMGVEIETVDASERFLNALAGVPEPEKKRKIIGELFIDVFWDAVGDAEILAQGTLYPDVIESASNAKSKASTIKTHHNRVGRILELQSQGKVLEPLAELFKDEVRALGASLGIEHDILWRHPFPGPGLAVRCPGAVSKDRLDIIRDCDAIFIGKLKEHGWYDKIWQAYAGLIPVKTVGVKGDERSYEFATNLRAIVSEDAMTADWVELPYSLLREISNKILNEVKGINRVLYDISTKPPASIEWE, encoded by the coding sequence ATGGACGATCGACACATCGTTGCCGTCATCGACTTCGGCTCCCAGTATACCCAGCTCATCGTGCGCCGCGTACGCGAACTCGGCTACAGTGCCAAACTGTATGCCTTGGAAGATCTGGACCATATCGTAGAACCCGGAGCCATCATTCTCTCCGGAGGTCCCAAGAGCACGTCCGATGCCGATGCTCCCGATCTTGACTACACGTGGCTGACCTCCTTCAACGTACCCATCCTGGGCGTGTGCTACGGCATGCAGCTCCTCAACATCAAGCATGGAGGTACCGTCAAACCCAGCAACAAGCGCGAGTACGGCCCCGCCGACCTCTGTCCCTGTGCCTGCGAAGGCCTCTACAAGGATGTCTCCCCAACCTCCCAAGTCTGGATGAGCCATTCCGACACTGTCGACCACATCTCGGAAGACTGTCGCATCATCGCTCGCAACCAGAGCGGCATTCCCGTCTCCCTGCAATGGGGCGAGACCTGCTTCGGCATCCAGTTCCACCCGGAAGTCACCCACTCGCATGAAGGCAACACCATCTTGCGCAATTTCCTTGCCACTGCGAAAAACCTCCAGAAGTTCGACATCGGCGACTTCAAAAACCAGATGGTTCGCGAAATCAAGGAACGCGTCGGCGACAAGCAGGTCGTCTGCGGCGTCTCCGGCGGAGTGGACAGCACCGTCCTCGCCGTCCTCCTGCACGAAGCCCAGGTCAATGTCCGTGCCATCTTCGTAGACAACGGTCTCCTCCGTAAAAACGAAGCTGACGAAGTCCGCGCCAACTTCAAGCGCATGGGCGTCGAAATTGAAACCGTCGATGCCTCGGAACGCTTCCTCAATGCTCTGGCCGGCGTACCGGAACCTGAAAAGAAGCGTAAAATCATCGGAGAACTTTTCATTGACGTCTTCTGGGACGCTGTCGGCGATGCCGAAATCCTCGCTCAGGGGACCCTCTACCCGGACGTGATCGAAAGCGCTTCCAACGCCAAGTCCAAAGCCTCTACCATCAAGACGCACCACAATCGCGTTGGCCGAATTCTGGAACTCCAGTCCCAAGGCAAGGTCCTGGAACCACTGGCGGAACTCTTCAAGGACGAAGTCCGTGCCCTCGGCGCCTCCCTCGGCATCGAACACGACATTCTGTGGAGACATCCCTTCCCCGGCCCCGGACTCGCCGTGCGTTGCCCGGGAGCCGTTTCCAAAGATCGTCTCGACATCATCCGCGACTGTGACGCCATCTTCATCGGCAAACTCAAAGAACATGGCTGGTACGACAAAATCTGGCAGGCCTACGCCGGCCTCATCCCCGTTAAGACCGTCGGAGTCAAAGGCGACGAGCGTTCCTACGAATTCGCCACCAACCTCCGTGCCATCGTCTCGGAAGACGCCATGACCGCCGACTGGGTGGAATTGCCCTACAGCCTCCTGCGGGAAATCAGCAACAAGATCCTTAACGAAGTTAAAGGCATCAACCGCGTCCTCTACGATATCTCTACCAAGCCCCCGGCATCCATCGAGTGGGAATAA
- the guaB gene encoding IMP dehydrogenase: MADFNIGLSFDDVLLLPRKSAILPGEADLSSQLVPGFDLKIPVLSAAMDTVTESELAIALAREGGLGVIHRNNLIDVQAAMVSRVKRFENAVIPKPFTVSKDMTLAQVQDIMNEHGFSGFPVVDANNKLQGIITGRDMRGIDNYEGTRVDDVMTHLDKLVTAAPTTTIEEARSILYKHRIEKLPLIDANGCLAGLITETDIQKRAMFGDASKDSSGHLRCGAAVGVGPEYYERAQALIEAGADALFIDAATGHTTRVMEVVSKLRELSDKPVIAGNVVTAEGASDLINAGVQAIKVGVGPGSICTTRIISGVGMPQFTAIKEVAGVARPAGVTVIADGGIRYSGDIVKALAIGADLVMLGGLLAGTEESPGKMVHYQGRHFKQYRGMGSIGAMRRGSGDRYGQNSSGKLVAEGVEARVPFKGTLGDVTFQLMGGLRSGMGYVGARNLADLREKARFVQITSGGLKESHPHDIQITEEPINYSC; this comes from the coding sequence ATGGCGGATTTTAACATTGGTTTAAGTTTTGACGACGTGCTCCTGCTGCCCCGCAAGAGCGCCATCCTCCCTGGTGAAGCCGATCTCAGCTCCCAGCTTGTTCCCGGTTTTGATTTGAAGATTCCCGTTCTCTCGGCCGCCATGGACACAGTGACCGAGTCCGAACTGGCAATCGCCCTCGCCCGGGAAGGCGGCCTTGGAGTCATCCATCGCAACAATCTCATCGATGTGCAGGCAGCTATGGTCTCCCGCGTGAAACGCTTCGAAAACGCGGTCATTCCCAAGCCCTTCACGGTCTCCAAGGACATGACGCTTGCCCAAGTGCAAGATATCATGAACGAACACGGATTTTCCGGTTTCCCGGTCGTCGATGCCAACAACAAACTCCAGGGTATCATCACCGGACGCGACATGCGCGGCATTGACAACTACGAGGGAACCCGTGTCGATGACGTCATGACCCACCTCGACAAGCTGGTAACGGCCGCCCCTACGACCACGATCGAAGAAGCCCGCAGCATCCTCTACAAGCACCGCATCGAAAAACTGCCACTCATTGATGCCAACGGCTGTCTCGCTGGCCTCATCACCGAAACCGACATCCAGAAACGCGCCATGTTCGGCGACGCATCCAAGGACTCCAGCGGCCACCTGCGTTGCGGAGCCGCCGTCGGAGTAGGCCCTGAATATTACGAACGTGCCCAAGCCCTGATTGAGGCCGGAGCGGACGCTCTCTTCATCGACGCCGCCACCGGTCATACTACCCGCGTCATGGAAGTCGTCAGTAAACTGCGCGAACTTTCCGACAAACCCGTCATAGCCGGCAATGTCGTCACGGCTGAAGGAGCCTCCGATCTTATCAATGCCGGTGTTCAAGCCATCAAAGTAGGCGTGGGCCCCGGCTCCATCTGCACGACGCGCATCATCTCCGGCGTTGGCATGCCCCAATTCACCGCCATTAAGGAAGTAGCCGGCGTGGCCCGGCCTGCAGGAGTCACCGTCATTGCCGACGGAGGTATTCGCTACTCGGGAGACATCGTCAAAGCCCTTGCCATCGGCGCCGACCTCGTCATGCTGGGAGGTCTCCTGGCTGGAACGGAAGAAAGCCCGGGCAAAATGGTCCATTATCAGGGCCGTCACTTCAAACAATACCGCGGCATGGGCTCCATCGGCGCCATGCGCCGCGGTTCCGGAGACCGCTATGGTCAAAACAGCTCCGGCAAACTCGTCGCCGAAGGCGTCGAAGCCCGGGTTCCGTTCAAAGGAACGCTCGGCGACGTCACCTTCCAACTCATGGGCGGGCTCCGTTCCGGCATGGGATACGTCGGAGCCCGCAATCTTGCCGACCTCCGCGAGAAAGCCCGTTTCGTCCAGATCACATCCGGCGGTTTGAAGGAAAGCCATCCGCACGACATCCAGATCACGGAAGAGCCCATCAACTACAGCTGCTAA
- a CDS encoding FN3 domain-containing metallophosphoesterase family protein has protein sequence MKKLTLSLLSCSLFCTAIAAHADEPYEPTVHGPYLQRIAPDSATVMWTTEKPTAAWVELWDKDQPTNRTILMDSRYGLKRTKTNAHQVEISGLKPGAVYQYKVFAGDRGKKGDPIPPSSEPADGTFRTLNPSSKTCEVFIINDIHGDSERLVNLLGQHVKPGKTDFCILNGDTVSYLSGKDQLYKVAVDPAKDFAKDVPFVFVRGNHENRGSNALDLPNVFPPNSGSEYYFLLRQGPVCFVVLDAGEDKADTRKELGGVTDFAPYLKKQEAWLKQAVRTREFTTAPYRVAIIHIPALVEEGYAEKLVRSMFVPTLAKAGVDIMISAHTHKNYFVPGGKEKDVPFPILVNDNEGAVIISANPQKMKVIHYDKDKKELRTEQFSPRK, from the coding sequence ATGAAAAAACTGACCCTTTCCCTCCTGTCCTGCTCTCTTTTCTGCACAGCGATAGCCGCACATGCCGATGAACCATACGAACCCACCGTCCATGGCCCCTATCTCCAAAGAATCGCCCCTGACAGTGCCACCGTCATGTGGACAACGGAAAAACCTACAGCCGCCTGGGTGGAACTGTGGGACAAGGATCAACCGACGAACCGGACTATCCTGATGGATTCCCGCTACGGCCTCAAGCGCACCAAAACCAATGCTCACCAGGTCGAAATCTCCGGTCTCAAACCGGGTGCCGTCTACCAATACAAGGTTTTTGCCGGAGACCGGGGTAAAAAGGGAGATCCCATCCCGCCCTCGTCAGAACCGGCAGACGGTACATTCCGTACTCTAAATCCTTCCAGCAAAACATGCGAAGTTTTCATCATCAACGATATCCATGGGGATTCCGAACGCCTCGTCAATCTGCTCGGACAGCACGTCAAACCCGGTAAAACGGATTTCTGCATTCTAAACGGGGATACCGTCTCCTACCTCAGCGGCAAGGATCAGCTCTACAAAGTAGCCGTCGATCCTGCCAAAGATTTCGCCAAGGATGTTCCCTTCGTCTTTGTCCGCGGAAATCATGAAAACCGCGGTAGCAACGCGCTGGATCTTCCCAATGTATTCCCTCCCAACAGTGGCAGCGAATATTACTTCCTGCTCCGTCAGGGTCCCGTCTGTTTCGTTGTGCTGGATGCCGGCGAAGACAAAGCCGACACCAGAAAAGAACTCGGAGGAGTCACCGATTTCGCCCCCTACCTCAAGAAGCAGGAGGCATGGCTGAAACAGGCTGTCCGGACACGTGAATTCACGACCGCTCCATACCGCGTTGCCATCATCCACATTCCTGCCCTTGTCGAAGAAGGCTATGCGGAGAAGCTCGTCCGTTCCATGTTCGTTCCCACACTGGCCAAAGCAGGTGTAGACATCATGATCTCGGCCCACACCCACAAAAACTATTTCGTACCCGGCGGCAAAGAGAAAGACGTCCCCTTCCCCATCCTCGTCAACGACAATGAAGGAGCCGTCATCATCTCGGCCAATCCGCAGAAAATGAAAGTCATTCACTACGACAAGGACAAAAAGGAGCTCCGTACCGAACAATTCTCTCCCCGCAAATAA
- the mscL gene encoding large-conductance mechanosensitive channel protein MscL — MVNKDIPRKFMQEFKAFAMKGNVVDLAVAVVIGGAFGKIVNSLVADIIMPLVGLLTGGLDLTKDVWVLRAAEDGKPALTLGYGLFLQSVIDFVIVALAIFIMLKILIKARLQQEAKPAPAPVKPDDVVLLEEIRDILKQQK; from the coding sequence ATGGTTAATAAGGATATTCCCAGAAAGTTCATGCAGGAGTTCAAGGCTTTTGCTATGAAAGGCAATGTGGTAGATCTTGCGGTGGCCGTTGTGATCGGCGGCGCCTTCGGCAAGATCGTCAATTCCCTTGTTGCGGACATCATCATGCCTCTGGTCGGTTTGTTGACCGGCGGTCTTGATTTGACGAAAGATGTTTGGGTTCTTCGTGCGGCGGAGGACGGTAAGCCGGCTTTGACGCTGGGCTATGGCCTGTTTCTTCAATCCGTGATTGATTTTGTGATTGTGGCGCTGGCTATTTTCATCATGTTGAAGATTTTGATCAAAGCTCGTCTCCAGCAGGAAGCCAAGCCGGCTCCTGCCCCGGTCAAACCTGATGATGTCGTCCTGCTGGAAGAGATCCGCGATATCTTGAAACAGCAGAAATGA
- a CDS encoding cation diffusion facilitator family transporter, giving the protein MTSLSTDSAHREKARAAISSVLWSLFLTGIKIWAGLATNSLGILSEALHSGLDFCAAAITFYAVRMASRPADDDHQYGHEKVENLSALAETVLLLVTCLWIVWEALDRLIFGAGSLELTWWAFAVVAVSLAVDINRSAMLRRVAKEHKSQALEADAMHFTTDIYSSGVVLLGLVCVGLSRFVDEGSIWRTMLEKADAAAALFVAGIVCVVAWGLGKRSIHALMDGGSSEVNEKICSELRTSAPEYPLLSLRSRDIGAKTYVEMTIGTPPELHVEDAHEVTELMESLVRKVVPDADVFIHVEPCSMPLHASPDMVAHALAFRYHVRIHGFSEIRRGNDLVLFMDVEMPPDISLREGYSRVRAFQADLEQELHVTEVVLRIEPDKRDWPGKSDIGKLSEEEVSQVVEKLGKQIPDIVSIREIRSDIVSGAPMIAVHAVVPGGLSISRCHELASVFEKRIHTELSFMGKVAVILEPEE; this is encoded by the coding sequence ATGACTTCTTTATCCACCGACTCCGCACATCGGGAAAAAGCAAGGGCGGCCATTTCATCCGTTTTGTGGTCGCTCTTTTTGACGGGTATCAAGATTTGGGCGGGTCTTGCAACGAACAGTCTCGGTATTCTGTCGGAAGCCTTGCATAGCGGATTGGACTTCTGTGCGGCGGCAATAACGTTCTATGCTGTTCGGATGGCGTCGCGTCCGGCGGACGACGACCATCAGTATGGACATGAAAAGGTGGAGAACCTTTCTGCTCTGGCGGAAACGGTGCTGTTGCTGGTAACGTGCCTATGGATTGTCTGGGAGGCATTGGACCGTCTGATCTTTGGAGCGGGGTCGTTGGAACTGACTTGGTGGGCATTTGCGGTAGTTGCGGTGTCCCTGGCCGTGGACATCAACCGTTCTGCAATGTTGCGCCGTGTGGCGAAGGAGCACAAGAGCCAGGCCTTGGAGGCGGATGCCATGCATTTTACGACGGATATTTATTCGTCGGGAGTCGTCTTGCTGGGATTGGTTTGCGTGGGATTGTCGCGTTTTGTCGACGAGGGAAGTATCTGGCGTACCATGCTGGAGAAGGCGGATGCGGCAGCGGCTCTTTTTGTGGCCGGGATTGTTTGCGTTGTGGCGTGGGGGCTTGGGAAACGTTCGATCCATGCCTTGATGGACGGAGGATCGTCCGAAGTGAATGAGAAGATTTGTTCGGAATTGAGGACCAGTGCTCCCGAGTACCCGCTGTTGAGTCTTCGTTCCCGGGATATAGGTGCTAAAACCTATGTGGAAATGACAATTGGAACACCTCCGGAGTTACATGTGGAGGACGCGCACGAAGTGACGGAACTGATGGAGTCTCTGGTGCGCAAGGTTGTTCCTGATGCGGATGTTTTTATTCATGTGGAACCTTGTAGCATGCCTTTGCATGCATCTCCTGATATGGTGGCTCATGCTCTTGCTTTCCGTTACCATGTCCGGATTCATGGGTTTAGCGAAATCAGGAGGGGAAATGACCTTGTCCTGTTCATGGATGTGGAGATGCCGCCGGATATTTCCCTGAGAGAAGGTTATTCACGTGTCCGGGCATTCCAGGCTGATTTGGAGCAGGAATTGCATGTGACTGAAGTCGTGCTACGCATTGAACCGGACAAACGCGACTGGCCGGGGAAGTCGGACATAGGGAAGCTTTCCGAAGAGGAGGTCAGCCAGGTTGTGGAGAAACTTGGCAAGCAGATTCCCGACATTGTTTCAATTCGTGAAATTCGGTCGGATATCGTTAGCGGAGCCCCTATGATTGCCGTCCATGCGGTTGTTCCGGGCGGCTTGTCCATTTCCAGATGCCATGAGCTGGCTTCCGTTTTTGAAAAACGAATTCATACCGAACTTTCGTTTATGGGCAAGGTGGCTGTTATTCTTGAACCGGAAGAATAA
- a CDS encoding ankyrin repeat domain-containing protein, whose product MTDHSQSTSDTMNEESDTQHGIRWGIIFLDLCILLLFSGILMGIAIGIQKAFSVTNDAQALISTIQKGQLIDGKDPVFLQALGQNHNGEAAKLANTPDFSGRTPLMWAAYTHYNNPELTYAKDKIRHYYTTELLAVSGLDAKARDNDGWTALHWASWSGLPSVTSQLIKAGLDINLAEKNGYTPAMLAAMRGNDKSIAFLIEAGADLNAKNKNGQSALDLARLAYTAYLANFDLTKTKVWLPNNPANDADQTETSSSTGKYVDIRGEAFRNTIRLIAQKTGQTPEA is encoded by the coding sequence ATGACCGACCATTCTCAATCCACTTCCGATACCATGAATGAGGAATCCGACACGCAACACGGGATCCGCTGGGGAATCATTTTCCTGGATCTTTGCATCCTACTCCTTTTCAGTGGCATTCTCATGGGGATCGCCATCGGCATCCAAAAAGCATTTTCCGTCACCAATGATGCCCAGGCTCTCATCTCAACCATCCAAAAAGGCCAATTGATCGACGGTAAAGACCCCGTTTTCCTGCAGGCCCTCGGCCAAAATCATAACGGGGAAGCCGCCAAGCTTGCCAACACTCCCGATTTCAGCGGACGCACTCCTCTCATGTGGGCAGCCTACACCCACTATAACAACCCGGAACTTACCTACGCCAAGGACAAGATCCGGCATTATTACACGACCGAACTTCTCGCCGTTTCCGGCCTTGATGCCAAAGCCCGCGACAATGACGGATGGACCGCTCTGCACTGGGCATCCTGGAGCGGATTGCCCTCCGTGACTTCGCAATTAATCAAAGCGGGCCTGGATATCAATCTTGCGGAGAAGAATGGCTACACGCCTGCCATGCTGGCAGCCATGCGCGGCAATGACAAATCCATCGCATTCCTGATTGAGGCCGGAGCCGACCTCAATGCTAAAAACAAGAATGGTCAATCTGCACTGGATCTTGCCCGGCTGGCATACACTGCTTACCTGGCCAACTTCGATCTGACGAAAACCAAGGTATGGCTTCCCAACAATCCCGCTAACGATGCAGATCAAACCGAGACAAGCAGCTCAACGGGAAAATACGTCGATATACGCGGCGAAGCCTTCCGTAATACTATTCGCCTCATTGCGCAGAAAACAGGACAAACGCCTGAAGCCTGA
- a CDS encoding MFS transporter yields MSNDHQNAIVKYFSEFKVLKEASSNFWITNLIQFFDGLAYFSMITIFTLFLNKYCGFDDASSTLWVGLYTLFISALVFAVGTICDIIGIKKSYTIGLVLLLIGRIFLGLGTNFATDIMHLKIEDSRPIVMVGIFIMSFGTAFMSPVIQTSIRRFTTIKVRPTGFNFYYLFMNIAAWLSGWAIVDGFRKAYGDVDGCYYVINFGTVMCIIVFILTRFLDDDYYAEPSERMQKKDQERRPLQLFAEVWKESAFRKLIIFLVLTLGVRIVFTLQFLIMPQYYSRTIYDDFALGFVNSLNPMIIVLGLILLIPIINRYSTVKLMIVGMSISAFSLVFMAVPIEWYYIIPGIETRSQAFLVAIITQIVIFAFGELLFSPRFSEYVARVAPKDKVASYMSIAALPMFIAKPINGVIGGLLISYLCYDGIAAKMDTGHIGFWQSPSFMWFIYLTLAVLSPIAIILTRKSIASDHPEEDAAKELEPMPPPPAEAEAIQQDA; encoded by the coding sequence ATGAGCAACGACCATCAAAACGCCATCGTCAAATACTTCTCCGAATTCAAGGTTCTCAAAGAAGCATCCAGTAATTTCTGGATTACCAACCTCATCCAGTTTTTCGACGGGTTGGCATACTTTTCCATGATCACGATCTTCACGCTCTTTCTGAACAAGTATTGTGGATTTGACGATGCCTCCTCCACCCTGTGGGTCGGTCTTTATACCCTTTTCATTTCGGCGCTGGTTTTTGCCGTAGGAACGATTTGCGATATTATCGGCATCAAGAAAAGTTATACCATCGGATTGGTTTTGCTACTAATCGGGCGAATTTTCCTGGGACTCGGGACGAACTTCGCCACAGATATCATGCACTTGAAAATAGAAGACTCCAGACCTATCGTCATGGTCGGCATTTTCATCATGTCCTTCGGTACAGCCTTCATGAGTCCCGTTATCCAGACATCCATCCGGCGTTTTACAACGATCAAAGTCCGGCCAACAGGTTTTAATTTCTACTATCTTTTCATGAACATCGCCGCCTGGTTGTCCGGCTGGGCTATCGTGGACGGCTTCCGTAAAGCTTACGGCGATGTCGACGGCTGTTACTATGTCATCAACTTCGGCACAGTTATGTGCATCATCGTCTTCATCCTGACGCGCTTCCTCGACGACGATTACTATGCCGAGCCCAGCGAACGCATGCAGAAAAAGGATCAGGAGCGCAGGCCGCTCCAGCTCTTCGCCGAAGTATGGAAAGAATCCGCCTTCCGCAAGTTGATCATCTTCCTCGTACTGACGCTGGGAGTACGCATCGTTTTCACGTTGCAGTTCCTGATCATGCCCCAGTATTACTCGCGAACGATCTATGACGACTTTGCACTGGGTTTTGTCAATTCACTCAACCCGATGATCATCGTTCTGGGCTTGATTCTGCTCATTCCGATCATTAACAGATACTCAACAGTCAAGCTGATGATCGTCGGCATGTCGATCTCGGCTTTCTCCCTCGTCTTCATGGCCGTTCCCATTGAGTGGTACTACATCATTCCGGGCATCGAGACACGATCCCAGGCCTTTCTGGTTGCCATTATCACGCAGATCGTCATCTTCGCCTTTGGCGAGTTGCTGTTTTCGCCACGTTTTTCAGAGTATGTGGCACGCGTCGCCCCTAAAGACAAAGTCGCTTCCTACATGTCGATTGCCGCTTTGCCGATGTTCATTGCCAAGCCGATCAACGGTGTCATCGGGGGCTTGCTGATCAGCTATCTCTGCTACGACGGCATCGCCGCCAAAATGGACACCGGCCATATCGGATTCTGGCAATCCCCTTCGTTCATGTGGTTTATTTACCTGACTCTGGCCGTCCTCAGCCCGATTGCCATTATCCTAACCAGGAAGTCGATCGCCTCCGACCATCCGGAAGAAGATGCAGCTAAAGAGCTGGAACCGATGCCTCCGCCCCCTGCCGAAGCCGAAGCCATTCAACAAGACGCCTGA
- a CDS encoding GDSL-type esterase/lipase family protein, with protein sequence MMKHFLLLAMLVLAPCLTHLTEAVPSTLKPESQDRDKTSYTWTDRHEAIKLRHQSVKPEYVIIGDSITHHWGGEPADRFGQYGQASWARLFGPHTVTNMGFGFDYVDNAYYRVEQGELDGISPRVVILMIGTNNLGHRKDSAQACADNTKALVSLIRQKTPASKILILGILPRREKELGPVIADTNKRLASLADNKTIFFANPGLALQSNEPGIIRNTCTSDGVHLKPTGYGILGEEIAGTLSRIDSSYKGGKVPRPETIDGIAPEQIQLAAIGDSITDNYHKAQPPYQDFLPIWKEFYTPYNAVNLGVSGNTTDDVLARIGNQGILDHISPKVVQIMIGTNDTGQGISEEETFRGIRRVVDKVRAKLPESHILLIGILPSNIHHWHVPAAAEPVKKFQIDMKVNDRLARFYSDRSEVTFLDIRHVFLNPDGSLRSELFYDPHVVVINGQKAGPLHPDTKGQRLMAETIHPFIERLFKK encoded by the coding sequence ATGATGAAACATTTCCTCCTTCTTGCCATGCTTGTCCTAGCGCCATGCCTGACGCATCTAACGGAAGCCGTCCCGTCTACACTAAAACCTGAATCACAGGACAGAGACAAGACTTCCTATACATGGACAGATCGGCATGAAGCGATTAAACTGCGCCATCAGTCCGTCAAACCGGAATATGTTATTATCGGAGATTCCATCACCCACCACTGGGGAGGGGAACCGGCAGACCGGTTCGGCCAATATGGGCAAGCCTCATGGGCAAGATTGTTTGGACCGCATACCGTCACCAACATGGGGTTCGGATTCGACTATGTCGACAACGCCTACTACCGCGTCGAACAGGGAGAACTGGACGGTATTTCCCCTCGCGTCGTTATTCTAATGATAGGAACCAACAATCTCGGGCATCGTAAAGATTCAGCCCAAGCATGTGCCGACAATACGAAAGCCCTCGTCTCACTCATCCGTCAAAAAACGCCGGCTTCGAAAATTCTCATTCTGGGAATCCTCCCCCGCCGGGAAAAAGAACTCGGCCCGGTCATCGCCGATACGAACAAGCGTCTCGCCAGCCTCGCCGACAACAAAACAATCTTTTTCGCAAATCCGGGACTGGCCCTCCAAAGCAATGAACCCGGTATCATCCGCAATACTTGCACATCAGACGGTGTTCACTTGAAACCAACGGGATATGGAATTCTCGGAGAAGAAATAGCCGGCACACTCTCTCGCATCGACTCATCCTACAAAGGCGGAAAGGTTCCACGACCCGAAACGATCGACGGCATAGCCCCCGAGCAAATCCAACTGGCCGCCATCGGCGATTCCATCACGGACAACTATCACAAAGCCCAACCTCCCTATCAGGACTTCCTTCCTATCTGGAAAGAATTTTACACCCCGTACAATGCCGTTAACCTCGGAGTCAGCGGCAATACAACCGATGATGTTCTTGCACGCATCGGCAATCAGGGCATCCTGGACCACATCTCCCCGAAAGTTGTTCAAATCATGATCGGAACCAACGATACGGGCCAGGGAATCTCGGAGGAGGAAACTTTCCGAGGCATCCGCCGGGTCGTCGATAAAGTCCGGGCTAAACTCCCGGAATCACACATTCTTCTGATCGGTATCCTGCCCAGCAACATCCATCACTGGCATGTCCCCGCAGCAGCCGAACCCGTTAAAAAATTCCAGATCGATATGAAAGTCAACGACCGGTTGGCACGCTTCTATTCCGACCGCTCCGAGGTTACTTTCCTGGACATCCGCCACGTTTTCCTCAACCCGGACGGCTCCCTCCGATCAGAGTTGTTCTACGATCCCCATGTCGTCGTCATCAACGGACAAAAAGCAGGCCCCCTTCACCCTGATACCAAAGGCCAGCGCCTCATGGCTGAAACAATCCATCCATTTATTGAACGTTTGTTTAAAAAATAG